A region from the Canis lupus dingo isolate Sandy chromosome 9, ASM325472v2, whole genome shotgun sequence genome encodes:
- the LOC112655519 gene encoding signal transducer and activator of transcription 5A isoform X2, which yields MSQKHLQINQTFEELRLVTQDTENELKKLQQTQEYFIIQYQESLRIQAQFSQLAQLNPQERLSRETALQQKQVSLEAWLQREAQTLQQYRVELAEKHQKTLQLLRKQQTIILDDELIQWKRRQQLAGNGGPPEGSLDVLQSWCEKLAEIIWQNRQQIRRAEHLCQQLPIPGPVEEMLAEVNATITDIISALVTSTFIIEKQPPQVLKTQTKFAATVRLLVGGKLNVHMNPPQVKATIISEQQAKSLLKNENARNECSGEILNNCCVMEYHQATCTLSAHFRNMSLKRIKRADRRGAESVTEEKFTVLFESQFSVGSNELVFQVKTLSLPVVVIVHGSQDHNATATVLWDNAFAEPGRVPFAVPDKVLWPQLCEALNMKFKAEVQSNRGLTKENLVFLAQKLFNSSSSHLEDYNGMSVSWSQFNRENLPGWNYTFWQWFDGVMEVLKKHHKPHWNDGAILGFVNKQQAHDLLINKPDGTFLLRFSDSEIGGITIAWKFDSPDRNLWNLKPFTTRDFSIRSLADRLGDLNYLIYVFPDRPKDEVFSKYYTPVFAKAVDGYVKPQIKQVVPEFVSASTDSAGASATYMDQAPSPAVCPQAHYNMYPQNPDSVLDQDGEFDLDETMDVARHVEELLRRPMDSLDPRLSPPAGLFTAARGSLS from the exons CTCAGTTTTCCCAGCTGGCGCAGCTGAATCCCCAGGAGCGCCTGAGCCGGGAGACGGCCCTCCAGCAGAAGCAAGTGTCCCTGGAGGCCTGGCTGCAGCGTGAGGCCCAGACGCTGCAGCAGTACCGCGTG GAGCTGGCCGAGAAGCACCAGAAGACCCTGCAGCTGCTGCGGAAGCAGCAGACCATCATCCTGGACGATGAACTGATCCAGTGGAAGCGGCGGCAGCAGCTGGCAGGGAACGGAGGGCCCCCCGAGGGCAGCCTGGACGTGCTACAGTCCTG GTGTGAGAAGTTGGCCGAGATCATCTGGCAGAACCGGCAGCAGATCCGCAGAGCTGAGCACCTCTGCCAGCAGCTGCCCATCCCCGGCCCAGTGGAGGAGATGCTGGCCGAGGTCAATGCCACCATCACAGACATCATctcagccctggtgaccag CACATTCATTATTGAGAAGCAGCCCCCTCAGGTCCTGAAGACCCAGACCAAGTTTGCAGCGACAGTGCGCCTGCTGGTGGGCGGGAAGCTGAACGTGCACATGAACCCCCCCCAGGTGAAGGCCACCATCATCAGTGAGCAGCAGGCCAAGTCACTGCTCAAGAATGAGAACGCTCGCAA tGAGTGCAGTGGAGAGATCCTGAACAACTGCTGTGTGATGGAGTATCACCAAGCCACCTGCACTCTGAGTGCGCACTTCAGAAACATG TCCCTAAAGAGGATCAAGCGTGCTGACCGGAGGGGCGCAGAGTCTGTGACAGAGGAGAAGTTCACAGTCCTGTTTGAGTCTCAGTTCAGCGTTGGCAGCAACGAGCTTGTGTTCCAGGTGAAG ACTCTGTCCCTTCCGGTGGTTGTCATTGTTCACGGCAGCCAGGACCACAATGCTACGGCCACCGTGCTGTGGGACAATGCCTTTGCCGAGCCG gGCAGGGTGCCATTCGCCGTGCCTGACAAAGTGCTGTGGCCACAGCTGTGTGAGGCGCTCAACATGAAATTCAAGGCCGAAGTGCAGAGTAACCGGGGCCTGACCAAGGAGAACCTCGTGTTCCTGGCGCAGAAACTGttcaacagcagcagcagccaccttGAAGACTATAACGGCATGTCGGTGTCCTGGTCCCAGTTCAACAGG GAGAACTTGCCCGGCTGGAACTATACCTTCTGGCAGTGGTTCGATGGGGTCATGGAAGTGCTGAAGAAGCATCACAAGCCCCATTGGAATGACGG GGCCATCCTAGGTTTTGTGAATAAGCAACAGGCCCATGACCTGCTCATCAACAAGCCCGATGGGACCTTTTTATTGCGCTTTAGCGACTCCGAAATTGGGGGCATCACCATTGCCTGGAAGTTTGACTCTC CTGACCGCAACCTGTGGAACCTGAAGCCGTTCACCACACGCGACTTCTCTATCCGGTCTCTGGCGGACCGGCTGGGGGACCTGAACTATCTCATCTACGTATTTCCCGACCGGCCCAAGGATGAGGTCTTCTCCAAGTATTACACTCCTGTGTTCG CTAAAGCAGTAGACGGATACGTGAAGCCACAGATCAAGCAGGTGGTCCCTGA GTTTGTGAGCGCATCTACAGATTCTGCTGGGGCCAGCGCCACCTACATGGAccaggccccctccccggccgTGTGCCCCCAGGCTCATTATAACATGTACCCACAAAA ccctgacTCCGTCCTTGACCAGGATGGAGAATTTGACCTGGACGAGACCATGGACGTAGCCCGGCATGTGGAGGAACTCTTACGCCGCCCAATGGACAGTCTGGACCCCCGCCTCTCCCCACCTGCTGGTCTTTTCACTGCGGCCCGAGGCTCCCTCTCATGA